A part of Penaeus vannamei isolate JL-2024 chromosome 1, ASM4276789v1, whole genome shotgun sequence genomic DNA contains:
- the LOC113828995 gene encoding protein HID1 (The sequence of the model RefSeq protein was modified relative to this genomic sequence to represent the inferred CDS: added 214 bases not found in genome assembly), with protein MGNADTKLHFRKAVVQLTTKTQPIDATDDSFWEQYWGEHVTSVQDVFALIPAAEIRSLREEAPSNLATLCYKAVEKLVNAADTGCSTQQEQQIVLNAVRILTRVIPYIFEDPDWRGFFWSSLPAGEEDGHGESMPLAHSLIHALCDLLFCPDFTVTTNKKSGPDKHEDLQSIDSCEFIWEAGVGFAHSPPHVPNQDLNRTEILKLILTCFSQSIYQPSSDGTESPNRWIAVFTSADNRHALPLFTSLLNIVCGYDPVGFGVPYNHLLFSDTREPLVEVALQILITTLDHDVTAALSEMEEATVPDNLFINYLSRIHREEDFSFVLRGFTRLLNNPLQQTYLPHSTKKVNFHQELLVFFWKFCDYNKKFLFYVLKSSDVLDILVPILYHLNDARADQSRVGLMHIGVFILLLLSGERNFGVRLNKPYTASMPMDIPVFTGTHADLMIIVFHKIITTGHQRLQPLFDCLLTILVNVSPYIKTMSMVAANKLLHLLEAFSTPWFLFSAPHHHHLVFFLLETFNNIIQYQFDGNSNLVYTIIRKRQVFHSLANLPTDCGSINKSLNKRGKRPLVRQHSSKSHHGSQTMEGAQPAQPAQPGTKTATLAAMPGLEKMTEKESAHPTTQQLNELTTSATVNGDLVGPVSPTSLVAPAAIGETIPQDVSDATSSIPKGTSIQPPTEDHNLPAVDELKISDKEESEVEGEESLCRWPGEVEEIEGDNKTLLLTDLQPAPLSLTTSMPNRPESPALSLKSALSDSSGPSTMSVPQSESAGSALGGSAQQWQPSSGWVLSWKNKLPLQTIMRLLQVLVPQVEKICIDKGLTDESEILRFLQHGTLVGLLPVPHPILIRKYQANAGTATWFRTYMWGIIYLRNVDPPIWYDTDVKLFEIQRI; from the exons ATGGGAAATGCGGATACCAAACTACATTTCCGAAAGGCTGTTGTGCAGCTTACAACGAAAACCCAG TGCTGAATGCTGTGCGGATATTGACAAGGGTGATCCCCTATATCTTCGAGGACCCAGACTGGAGGGGCTTCTTTTGGTCAAGTCTTCCAGCTGGAGAGGAAGATGGCCACGGAGAGTCGATGCCTTTAGCTCACAGCCTCATTCATGCCCTATGT gATTTGCTGTTCTGCCCTGATTTCACAGTTACAACAAATAAGAAGTCTGGACCG GACAAACATGAAGATCTTCAGAGTATTGACAGTTGTGAGTTCATCTGGGAGGCTGGTGTGGGGTTTGCTCATTCTCCCCCTCATGTGCCAAATCAAGACTTGAACCGAACTGAGATCCTCAAACTCATCCTCACATGCTTCAGTCAGAGCATTTATCAGCCTTCTTCAG ATGGCACAGAGTCTCCAAATCGCTGGATCGCAGTGTTCACCTCAGCTGACAATCGCCATGCCTTACCTCTTTTCACGTCCTTGCTTAACATTGTCTGCGGTTATGATCCAGTTGGATTTGGTGTCCCCTATAACCACTTGTTGTTCTCTGACACCCGAGAACCACTTGTGGAGGTGGCCCTACAGATTCTCATTACAACTTTAGATCATGATGTAACTGCTGCTTTGTCGGAAATGGAGGAG GCAACGGTCCCAGATAATCTCTTCATTAATTACCTGAGTCGCATTCATCGTGAGGAAGATTTCTCATTTGTCCTGCGTGGTTTCACAAGGCTCCTGAACAACCCGCTTCAGCAAACATATCTTCCACATTCCACAAAGAAAGTCAACTTCCACCAAGAGCTGCTGGTTTTCTTCTGGAAGTTCTGTGATTATAATAAG aaATTCCTTTTCTACGTACTAAAAAGTAGTGATGTCCTAGATATTCTGGTTCCCATACTATATCACCTCAATGATGCACGAGCAGACCAGT CTAGAGTGGGCCTGATGCACATTGGTGTATTTATTCTCCTCCTGCTTAGTGGAGAAAGAAACTTTGGTGTTCGCCTTAACAAACCTTATACAGCATCTATGCCCATGGATATACCAGTGTTTACAG GTACTCATGCAGACCTTATGATCATCGTCTTTCACAAGATTATAACGACTGGCCATCAACGTCTCCAGCCCCTCTTTGACTGTCTTCTGACCATCCTAGTTAATG TGTCACCATACATCAAGACAATGTCAATGGTGGCTGCCAATAAGTTACTGCATCTCCTGGAGGCTTTTTCTACCCCTTGGTTCCTCTTTTCtgcaccacatcatcaccatctggTCTTCTTCCTTCTGGAAACATTCAACAACATTATCCAGTATCAGTTTGATG GTAACAGCAACCTGGTCTACACAATCATTAGGAAACGGCAGGTATTCCACTCCCTAGCAAACCTTCCAACGGACTGTGGTAGCATTAACAAATCCCTCAATAAGCGAGGGAAGAGACCACTTGTCCGACAGCACTCCTCAAAGTCCCATCATGGCAGCCAGACTATGGAAGGAGCACAGCCTGCACAGCCAGCTCAGCCTGGTACCAAGACTGCCACCCTTGCAGCTATGCCAG GAttagagaaaatgacagagaaagaatcAGCTCACCCAACCACACAGCAGCTAAACGAACTCACAACCTCGGCCACTGTTAATGGGGATTTGGTAGGGCCCGTGTCACCCACATCTCTTGTAGCTCCGGCAGCGATCGGAGAAACCATTCCCCAGGATGTGAGTGATGCAACTTCTTCCATTCCAAAAGGCACAAGTATTCAGCCACCAACAGAAGACCACAACTTGCCAGCTGTAGATGAGCTCAAGATTTCTGACAAG gaggagagtgaggtggaaggggaggagagtctGTGCAGATGGccgggggaggttgaggagatcGAAGGGGACAATAAAACTCTCCTCCTGACCGATCTCCAGCCGGCTCCCCTCAGCCTCACGACATCTATG cCCAACCGACCTGAGAGTCCTGCACTATCACTGAAGTCAGCTCTGTCTGACTCTTCTGGTCCCAGCACCATGTCAGTGCCACAATCAGAATCTGCAGGCTCAGCATTAGGAGGCTCGGCACAGCAATGGCAGCCCAGCTCTGGCTGGGTGCTCAGCTGGAAGAATAAGCTCCCCCTGCAGACCATTATGCGGTTGCTGCAAGTGCTTGTTCCACAAGTGGAGAAGATCTGCATTGAtaa GGGATTAACAGACGAAAGTGAGATCCTGCGTTTCCTGCAGCACGGAACTCTAGTAGGACTGCTGCCAGTTCCTCATCCCATTTTGATTCGCAAATACCAGGCCAATGCTGGTACTGCTACCTGGTTCCGTACTTACATGTGGGGCATCATTTATCTAAG AAATGTTGATCCTCCAATATGGTACGACACAGACGTGAAGCTGTTTGAAATTCAGCGGATATAA